A genomic region of Papaver somniferum cultivar HN1 chromosome 7, ASM357369v1, whole genome shotgun sequence contains the following coding sequences:
- the LOC113299875 gene encoding uncharacterized protein LOC113299875 isoform X1, giving the protein MARIIMKAASSLTPVLLAYTRKTPLRNYSSSSSIFSNPQLKNNISRSLIYKQDRPLNLKLFSSLAENNKGPSSSDQIIRVQEKSEDLLHKTPSDFPFKIEDKPGKQTVTLTREYRGDDIKVIVHMPAGRSSTVEGGDEYKDSVSDPQSSIRLVVSRTNLLGTTLEYGVIAYPDDFSIDSFCIKYENAPDEENIYYRGPAYAKLDKNLQKEFHRRLKILGIIPSTTRFLHGYMANRDMCSSDSANSPPTDQSTPESIETTIINDEGIPVHYVVEVYRQRGHPLVSADDIRNSRKNPKDFIWIPYPHTRSERLLWIEVPSEGFFASQSELQEDIENDLDVGREEDLLFLDGEDNNPYRCLPPKDAWDLPVFSEEMDKILYPDLKHMEDVPDYEKALEYSRVALKAHHDEMDKIMYPNGRPPVVEMSDLELEHYQVWHM; this is encoded by the exons ATGGCGAGAATCATCATGAAAGCTGCTTCATCTTTAACCCCAGTTTTACTGGCATATACGAGGAAGACGCCTCTTAGAAATTACAGCAGTTCTTCATCCATCTTCAGCAACCCGCAATTGAAGAACAACATAAGCCGTAGTCTAATTTATAAACAAGATCGGCCTCTAAATCTTAAGTTGTTCTCTTCTCTCGCTGAAAATAATAAGGGACCATCCAGTTCCGATCAAATCATACGTGTTCAGGAGAAATCTGAAGATCTTCTTCACAAG ACACCAAGTGATTTTCCCTTCAAAATTGAAGATAAACCAGGAAAGCAAACGGTAACATTGACTAGAGAATACCGGGGTGATGATATCAAAGTCATAGTTCACATGCCTGCGGGTCGTTCCTCTACTGTTGAAGGCGGTGATGAATACAAGGATAGTGTAAGTGATCCACAATCCAGCATTCGCCTAGTTGTATCTCGTACGAATCTTCTCGGGACTACTTTGGAGTACGGTGTCATTGCTTATCCAGATGACTTTTCGATAGACAGTTTCTGTATCAAGTACGAAAACGCTCCAGATGAAGAAAATATCTATTACAGAGGACCTGCCTATGC gaaacTGGATAAGAACTTGCAGAAAGAATTCCACAGACGTTTGAAGATCTTAGGGATTATACCCAGCACCACCAGATTCTTACATGGGTACATGGCTAACAGGGACATGTGCTCGTCAGATTCAGCCAATTCGCCTCCTACTGATCAATCTACtcctgaatccattgaaacaacAATTATTAATGATGAAGGGATTCCAGTCCACTATGTAGTTG AAGTTTATAGACAAAGAGGACATCCACTTGTCAG TGCTGACGATATCCGCAACAGTAGAAAGAATCCCAAAGACTTCATCTGGATTCCTTATCCACATACTCG TAGTGAGAGGCTATTGTGGATTGAAGTTCCTAGCGAAGGTTTCTTTGCTTCCCAAAG TGAACTTCAAGAAGATATTGAAAATGACCTTGATGTTGGACGTGAGgaagatttattgttccttgatGGTGAAGATAACAATCCTTATAGATGTTTACCTCCCAAAGATGCTTGGGATCTCCCTGTTTTCTCAGAAGAGATGGATAAGATATTGTATCCTGATCTGAAACACATGGAAGATGTGCCTGATTATGAAAAGGCTTTGGAGTATTCGAGAGTTGCCCTAAAAGCACACCATGATGAAATGGATAAGATAATGTATCCTAATGGACGTCCTCCTGTTGTTGAAATGAGTGATTTAGAACTTGAACATTATCAAGTATGGCATATGTAA
- the LOC113299875 gene encoding uncharacterized protein LOC113299875 isoform X2, with protein MPAGRSSTVEGGDEYKDSVSDPQSSIRLVVSRTNLLGTTLEYGVIAYPDDFSIDSFCIKYENAPDEENIYYRGPAYAKLDKNLQKEFHRRLKILGIIPSTTRFLHGYMANRDMCSSDSANSPPTDQSTPESIETTIINDEGIPVHYVVEVYRQRGHPLVSADDIRNSRKNPKDFIWIPYPHTRSERLLWIEVPSEGFFASQSELQEDIENDLDVGREEDLLFLDGEDNNPYRCLPPKDAWDLPVFSEEMDKILYPDLKHMEDVPDYEKALEYSRVALKAHHDEMDKIMYPNGRPPVVEMSDLELEHYQVWHM; from the exons ATGCCTGCGGGTCGTTCCTCTACTGTTGAAGGCGGTGATGAATACAAGGATAGTGTAAGTGATCCACAATCCAGCATTCGCCTAGTTGTATCTCGTACGAATCTTCTCGGGACTACTTTGGAGTACGGTGTCATTGCTTATCCAGATGACTTTTCGATAGACAGTTTCTGTATCAAGTACGAAAACGCTCCAGATGAAGAAAATATCTATTACAGAGGACCTGCCTATGC gaaacTGGATAAGAACTTGCAGAAAGAATTCCACAGACGTTTGAAGATCTTAGGGATTATACCCAGCACCACCAGATTCTTACATGGGTACATGGCTAACAGGGACATGTGCTCGTCAGATTCAGCCAATTCGCCTCCTACTGATCAATCTACtcctgaatccattgaaacaacAATTATTAATGATGAAGGGATTCCAGTCCACTATGTAGTTG AAGTTTATAGACAAAGAGGACATCCACTTGTCAG TGCTGACGATATCCGCAACAGTAGAAAGAATCCCAAAGACTTCATCTGGATTCCTTATCCACATACTCG TAGTGAGAGGCTATTGTGGATTGAAGTTCCTAGCGAAGGTTTCTTTGCTTCCCAAAG TGAACTTCAAGAAGATATTGAAAATGACCTTGATGTTGGACGTGAGgaagatttattgttccttgatGGTGAAGATAACAATCCTTATAGATGTTTACCTCCCAAAGATGCTTGGGATCTCCCTGTTTTCTCAGAAGAGATGGATAAGATATTGTATCCTGATCTGAAACACATGGAAGATGTGCCTGATTATGAAAAGGCTTTGGAGTATTCGAGAGTTGCCCTAAAAGCACACCATGATGAAATGGATAAGATAATGTATCCTAATGGACGTCCTCCTGTTGTTGAAATGAGTGATTTAGAACTTGAACATTATCAAGTATGGCATATGTAA